The region CTAGGGGCTCGCAAGTGACCCATGTGAAGATCTAGGAACTCCAGGCTTCTCTTTTGGTAGAACTCCAGTTTGAAcaagtttaaacattttttatttcctgaaaaaaaaaatgaaaaggaagaaggaaTCATTTGGAACATTTGAACAAAGTCAAGTCTATTTCCcaaattgatatttttgttttcaaaattttaattcaagCTGGTCAACACTCATTGTTAACTTCATGGTTCCAAAGTTAAATTGGTCGTCATAGTTAACAGCTACCTTTTTGTATGCTAAACAGAAATATGAATGCAAAAAATGATACAAGATAAAAAGCAAGGAAGAGTTTGCATTGTTCCTAAGAAGGTTAccactgatatatatatatatatataaaaatgcaaTGAATGCAAAAGGTTGATTGATTACGAAAGAAGTACATTTTCTTAGTAATAAGCATGGCTACGGTTGAATGAGATACTAAAATATTTGCAACTATGCAATAAATTCAgccaaaaaagaaatataaatgcaaGGTGCCTGTCCTAATGGATATCAAGAAAGGACATGTATCTAATTAAAGGAACTTGGAAAATTGAGAGATTGAGACCGGAACATACcatttttaatagaaatatattcCTTTCCAAAGTTATCATTATTCAAAGGCTTGATCATCAATATGTGTTTGTGCGATCTTTATGAGGTGATCAAGGGAAAGTGCTTCAATAGGATAGATGTTGGATGCTGGCAAAGACTTTGGAGAAGACAACCTTTGAGATACTTGTTGCATTGTAGGCCGAGCTTGTGAATCAGTGTTAATGCACTGCATTGCTATTGAAATCACTGAAAGCACTTGGCTTGTGATCACTTGATTTTCTATATGAAGTGGAAGACGTGGATCAAGTATATCTTTCACTAACATACTCAATGTCAAGTTGTTTAGGAGATCACCAGGATGTGTTCCATGTATCACTTCAAGTGCTACAATTCCGAAGCTATACACATCACATTTTTGAGTCACCCTCATTGCATAGGCAAGCTCTGCAAATACCAATAAAGCACATATTGGATGCAGTTCAGTTCAATACTTCACCATTATTCATATTCAAGGTAGATAAATCTAATAAATCTAATTACAAGGGAAtatgaatagaaaaaaaaattaaaatgattaggAAATATATATGTACCTGGTGCCATGTACCCATATGTGCCTGCAAGAAAACTCCAATGTGATGAGTTGGGTTTTAGCGATCTAGAAATACCAAAGTCTGAAACACAAGCCTTGTATTCCTCATCCAGAAGAATGTTATTGCTTGTTATGTCTCGATGGATGATAGGTGGAGCACAATCATGATGCAAGTAAGATAAAGCTTGAGAAATGTCTCGTACAATGGTGACTCTCTTGATCCAATCCAACTCCAATGCTTCCTGTTCAGATCTAAGAGTGGCACCTAGGCTTCCTCTCtccatatatttatatgcaaGAAAGCTGAATTTATCAGTAGAACAGAAACCATAAAACTTCACAATATTCCGATGTCGAATTTCAATTAAAgcttgtatttcattttggaaAGCTTGCTCGTTcactcttccttcttctttctgaattttcttAATAGCAAGTGTTTCTCCTGAAGATAGTGTAGCTTTATAGACCATGCTACAAGCTCCTGCACCAATCTGATacttattatcaaaattttctgTGGCTTGAATTATCGCTTTGTATGTTCCTTTCCCATGATTCACATTCAAAATGGAGAAACCACCAACTTCTTCACCAGAATCATTTGctatgaatttttttctcttgttacAGAGCAAAGTGATTGCAACTACTAGGAGTAAGAGAAATAAAATGCCAAATATGGGAAGAACAATCAAGATAATGACTTTTCGATATTTCTCTCGATCACCTTTGCTTGCTGAAGAGGATTGATTGCATTGAGGCAAGCCATGCACTTGACTGCATAAGCCCTTATTATGGGTAAACCACTTAATTGGAGCCACCTGAAAAAAATGATTCTCTGGAATTGGACCTTCTAAAGAATTATAAGATATGTCAAATGATGTTAAGCCCATCATTAATTGAAAAGAAGATGGAATGCCGCCAACCAAATCATTATGTGATAAATTCATCTCTCTCAGCATCATTAACTTACCAAGTTGTGGTGGTATTTCTCCTGTGAATAAATTGTCACTCAAGTCTAGAACATCATGCAAGTTCAAATCACCAAGTTGGGAAGGATGGCTCCACCCAGTTCATATCACTGAACCTGGAGTGAATTCAATTTAAGGCAATGCTCCAACCATGATTTGGTATTTCTCCTGTCAAATTATTGCTTGAGAGATCTAGAACTTCTAATGAAGATAGATCACCAAATTCTGGTGGTATGATCCCTATGAGATGATTGTTGCTCATGTTTAGGTGAAATACATAAGATAAATTGCCAAACTCTTTTGGGATTTTTCCCACCAGATTATTGGAGGAGATGTCGAGTAGATGTAGCTTAGCAATCGGCCAATTTCTAAAAGGTAACGAGTCCGCTAATTATGTTGCTTGATATTTCAAGGCTTGTCAAATTAACACATGCCCCCAAAATGGTGATAGTGTGCCGATAACTTTATTGAAGCTTAGATTAATATAATCCAAATAAGGATGAACACCAAAAGCTTTCAGAGACTTCTCCAGTGAATTGGTTTCTTTCAAGATGGACTCTCCACtaaatttgttgaatttttttcaaaccgTTGGAATGGGACCTTGAAATTATTATATGCCAAAGCAAGTTTGTTAAGTAAACCTCCTCTGGCCAAATCTTGTGGTAGATTACCTGAAAGGTTGTCGTTAACTAATTGAAGATTGTTTAAGTTTGTGAGATTTGCGAATTCATCGGGCACCTTCCCAAAAAGATAATTATGACTTAATGCCAAAACCTGTAAGACTTTTTCAAACTTCCAAGTGATGGAGGGATTAATCCAGTTATTTGGTTGTCAGATATGTCGAAAGCATTTAAACTCACTAAATTCCCAATCTCATTAGGAATGGAGCCACTGAGTCTGTTGCTCCATAGATACAAACCCTTGATTTTGGTCAAGTTTCCAAACCCTGGAGGAATAGAACCAACTAAGAAATTTTTGGAGATGGTTAATAAATTCAGATTTAGAAGCTTTCCAAAAGAAGTAGGTATGGAGCCACTTATCTGATTCTGGGAGAGCCCACAAGGCCTTGAGCTCTTGTCAAATTACCAAGCTCTGATGGAATGATGCCTCTAAGATTGTTGACAGAGAGATCAAGGGTGGTAAGCTTGGAGAGAGCTGAAATGGCTGCAGGGATGGATCCATGTATATGGTTGCCATTGAGGTCAAGAATTCTGAGTGATGGCAGAGCTGAGAAGTTGAGAGTCTCTAGCTTCCCCTTCCAGTCCCAACTCTCGTAGTTGGACTTTGGTGATGGTTAGCATGAGATGGCCATCATATCTGCATGTGATTCCAGTCCAGTTGCATGGACTGACCGTTGACGTCCAAGTGTGAAGGAGGTCTTCTGTTTCAAGGGTGGCCTCCATTGAAGAAGAGCTCTCCCTTGAGATTCAACCTTTGAAGCAGTGACCATTATTGGAAACAGGGAAACAAaagattggagaagaaaaagtaTTAACTGTGAAAGCAACACTATCATCAATATTTCAGCTGGGATGGAAGTGAACTTTGAGGGAAGCCATGATTCCatcttttgaaatatataatatatatgttaatgttGCTTTTGGTTTTAGTTGGGGCTTGGGAACCTTTTTATAGCCTCCTGATGAAAGATGATTCGCTTCATTATATCATCATGTAAGACATGCAGTTACAGTTGCATTACTCTTGGTATGACCACAAAATACATATGAAAATACTTCTTCACAATCTGACAATGAGAAATACTAATTTTACATTTTTGGTCCTTGTggtcttttattattattattattattttgaaaaggttaataaaatttcatttaaaataaaaaatatgatattgcTCTTCAGCTTCGTAGTGGTTTCTTTCCAAGTGTAAGTTCCCACTCACATTGACTgaaattttagttttctttttttataatttatttttttctgttttgtcTGTTTGTGATATAGAGTAATCAAATGGGGCCTAGTAGTCTTACCggccaataaaaaccaaaacatccTGGAAAATGATCTGGTGCAACTAACTCATGGTCCATTTCCACGTAATTAAATTGCAGACTATGTTCATTCTACATGCAAGACTTGCAAGTCTACAAATGAATATGaaataaagatgaaataaagatgccagatatatatatatatatattctgttaAAGCTTAATATCAATCTGGGAATCATCATGCACTAGCTAATACAAGATATTCAAGCAATCTGCTGTGGTAAGTTACCAGAAAGACTATAATTGGTTAACTGTGGAGAAATTAAACTTGTAAAGGTTCCCATTGGATGCAGAACCAAACCGACAATGGATTGCTCAATAAGTGCAAATCTTTGGGAGATTTCAAATTTCCAATGCCATGAGGTATGTACACTGTTATTTGATTCTCATCTAAGATACATGGATTGTACTAAGATTACATTACAAGATATCCTATCTCATTAGTTATGTGTCCAGAAATCTCATTGCTGAGATCTCATTAGCTACACACTATAGCATGCTTAAGTTACCTAGGTCTAGAATGAGATAGAACTTTTTATACTATTGCTTGTATGATGAATGTAGTTCAGATGCTCAAGGTATTTCTGATCTCATTAGGGATGGAGAGCAAGAGATTTTTACTATTACCCTCAGAGAAATTACTTGACCCTTCTTCCTGACATTGTTTATGTAGTTGAAAGTCGCGCTAAAATTgagagtatatgtatataagtgAAAGTATAAGCTTGTCATGGCTCGTGTCATCATCAAGCAAGATAGGTAGTTTACTAGCAATTAATAAGATCAgacaaaaattaattagaactttcaatttttttccaaaatatctgTGACAGTACTTGGCCAAGTTTGAAGGCAGGAGTAATGAAACCTTTAGTTATGTAATTGGTGGTGTATATACTTTTACTGGTTTTacagaacaagaagaaatctTCTACTCTGTTATGAGTGAAGAGCACATATATTCTTTTACATAATTAGAGTAGTAAGCTTTTGTTTACATTGAAAGGGGGATGTGCATAATCAAGATAGTGATGGTTCAAAACTAAAGCTAGCAATGAAACATTAGCCATTAGTttgaacaagtttttttttatatatatatttgaataaatagttTGAAGAAATCTAAAcaagtttctttttatttttctgaaaagaaaataaaataaaaaggaagaaggAATCATTTGGAAAATTTGAATAGAGTCAAGTCTATTtcccaaataaataattttattttcaaaatgttaatTCAAGGCAACAATTCTTATTATGAACTTTGCATGGTTTCGAGAGTTAAATTAGCCAGCATAGTTAACCACAATCTTGACAATTCCTGGCACTTTTGTACATTAAGTGAAAATATAAATGCAAAGGAAAATATGAATGCAAAAAGCATGCTAAATTCAATATGTAGAGCATGTAAGGGTTTGCATTATTTGTAAGAAGGTTAcctttaatagaaaaatatttccAATGAAAAAGTTTAAAAACTTAAAGAGACAACATACTTCTTCTCGAGTTAAATGGATAAAGGCATGgatctcttttttatttctttccaaaACAGAAGGAAACTGCAAGAGATGAATTAATAGAAATGTAGAATAATCAACTAAATAGCTAGCTAGGATTATCAATCAATCAAATGGCTCATGAGCTGCTCTTATTTGGCTCTATAAAGCTTAAACTCATGTCAAAATTTCAAGTAAATCTTGAATTGGACCTAGTAGGATCAAGCTTGACTTGTTTACTAGTTTACAACCCTACCaacatgtaaaaacaaaaaaacaaaaacaaaaacaaaacaaaacaaaacaaaaaacaaaattttcgcTTTCTTTAAAATTGAACAACcgctttaataaaataaaaagggagTTAATTACAGTAGAACTAGATAATGGAGATAAAAAGGAGAGCTCATTACAATATCACAAACTAACAAAGATAAGGAGGACCaagacaaacaaacacaaaagtgAACTGCTTTTAAGACTCAAGGTTAGATCACCCTCCCTTGAATAACTAGGATTGTGCCTTTTTATTGGTAAAGGTGAAGCACAAAGATTCAACATCCATGTTTGGTACGCTTAGTAATATGAGCTGcattaaaccaaaaataaataatattagttcTCATCTTATTATACACTTAAACAAGCAAATTTATATGGGGAAAGTAGGTCTATATACTGTTATTCAAGCTAAGATTTATTTTGACTGATGTGATTTTCATAAGAAAATTTTCTCTCATGACAAATGCGAAagattgattaaaatataagcaccttttttttttccttttagtgATAAGCATGGCTAAAGTTCAACCAAATACTGAAATATTTGCAACAATACTAAAATGTCAAtcaaagaagaaatataaatgcATGGTCCTAGTCATATTGTATATTAAGCAAGGATGTGCATCTAATTAAAGAAACTTAACGGAATGAGACTTAATCATACCTAAGTTCCCATTATTCATGCGCTTGATCATCAATATGCACTTACACAATATTTATGAGGTGATTAAGTGTAAGTGCCTGATAAGAATGGTTGTTAGATGTTGGAAAagcctttggagaagacaaccTTTGAGATACTTCTAGCATTGTAGGGCGAGCTTGTGGAATGGTGTTGATGCACTGCATTGCTATCAAAATCACCAAAAGCACTTGGTTTGTGGTCACTTGATCGGTATTATGAAGGGGAAGACGTGAATCTAGCATATCTTTCACTAGCATACTCAATGATATGTTGCTTAGGAGATCCCTCAGATGTGTTCCCATGTATCACTTCAAGTGCTACAACTCCCGAAACTATATACGCTACATTTTTGCTACCACTTTCATTACATAGGCAAGCTCGGAAAtacaaatcaagtaaaaatagCAATAGTTTAGTTCACTCCATCATTTGTTCATGTACAAGGTTAATAAATCTAGTAAGTCACTTGGGTAATTAATTGGTCTAATTATGAGAGAGTTTGAATAGAAAAAGGAATAACATTGATTCAAAGATGCATACATACCTGGTGCCATGTACCCATATGTGCCTCGCAAGCAAACTCCAATGTGAAGAATTAGGTTTTAGCAATCGAGAAATACCAAAGTCCGCAACACAAGCCTTGTACTCTTCATCCAAAAGAATGTTGTTGCTCGTTATATCTCGATGAACAATAGATGGATTACAATCATGATGCAAGTAAGATAAAGCTTGGGCAATGTCTCGTATAATCTCGACTCTCTTGATCCAATCCAACTCCATTGCTCCTCTGCTCGGATCTTAGATTGGCACCCGAGGCTTCCTCTCCATATACTCATATGCAAGAAAAGTTGAATTCATTTGTAGAGCGTAAAACCATAAAACCTCACAATATTCCGGTGTCGAATTTCAGTTAatgcttgtatttcattttcgaAAGCTTCCTCATTCATTTGgacttctttttaattttcttgataGCAAGTGTCAATCCCCGATGATAGTGTGGCTTTTATAGACTATACTACAAGCTCCGAGTACAATCCGATacttttcatcaaaattttctgTCGCTCTGATGATCTCTTTATATGTTTCCTTGCCATGACTAACTCTCCAAATGGAGAAGAAATGCCCATCAAATTCTTCACTTGTATCATTTCATAGAGGATCTTTTCTTACAATAAAGCAATGCACATATtccaattatcaaaaataagatAAGTAAAATGGCACatatcaaagaaacaattaagATAATGATTTTATGTTGTTTCTCTTCATCACCTTTACTTGTCGACCAAGATTGATAACACGTAGAGGTAAACCATGCACTTGGCCACATAAGCCCTTTTATTGTGGGTAAACCACTCAAGGGGAGCTCGCTTTGAAAGAAACGGTTCTCCGGAACCGGACCTTCCAAAGAATTATAAGATAAATCCAATAATGTTAAGCTTGCCATTGATTGAAAAGAAGATGGAATTGGACCAACCAATTTATTGTGCGATAAGTTCAACTCTCGCAACTTCATTAACTTGCTTAATTGTTGTGGCATTTCTCCCAGTGAATAAATTGTGGCTCAAGTCTAGAACGTCATGCAAGTTTCAAAATTACCAAAGTTGAAAAGGGATGGCTGCCACTCTAGTTGATTATCGCTCAACTTGAGTGTAGTTCAATTTAATGCACTTCTCCAACTCAGATTGGTATTTCTCCTCTCGAAATTAGTTGCTTGACATATCTAGAACTTTCTAATGAAAGATAGATCCCCAAATTCTGGTGGTATAGCTCCCGTGAGATGATTGTTGCTTATGTTCAAGTGAAACATATAAGATGACTTACCCAACTCCCTTGGAATTTTTCCCACAAAATTGTTGGAAGAGATGTCAAGCAtttgtaacattggcaattgaATGATTTCCCGTGGTATTTGTCCGCTGATTCTATTGCTTGATATTTTAAAGCTTGTCAAGTTGAGGCATGCTCCCCAAGACGGTGATAAAGTGCCAGACAATCTGTTAAAGCTTAGATCAACATAAACCAAATATGGATGAACACCAAAGCTTTGAGAGACATCTCCAGTGAATTGGTTCTTATCAAGCCGGACCCTTACTAagtttgttgaatttttcaaactcaTTGGAATAGAACCTTGAAAGTAATTGTGTCCCAAACCAATATATTGAAGTAAACCTCCTTTTGCAAAATCTGGTTGTATAGTACCAAGAAAGCTATTGTTAAATAGATCGAGAATAATTAGATTTGTAAGGTTTGCCATTTCAATGGGCAATAAACCAAATAGATGATTGTTGGCTAAAGTTAACTCAGTGAGTCCTTTCAAACTTCCAAGGGAAGGAGGGATGGTGccttttatgttatttatatataggtaACAAGTTCTAAGTTTTGTCATATTTCCTATGCTATGTGGGATGCTACCAGttatttgattgaatgataTATCAAAATCTGTTAAGTTCACTAAATTCCCAATTTCACAAGGAATAAGGCCATTTATGTTATTGCTTTCTATGTAGAAAGTTTGAAGCTTGGTTAAGTTTCCAATGCTTTGAGGGATGAGACCTGTTATTTGATTATAAGgtatttcaaaatttctcaaGTTTACTAGGTTCCCAATCTCATTAGGAATGGAGCCATTTATGGTATTGTTATGTAGGTAAAATTTTTGAAGCTTAGTCAGGTTTCCAATGCTATATGGGATGGGACCGGTTATTTGGTTATTAGTTATTTCAAAATCTCTCAAGTTTACTAGATTCCCAATCTTATAAGGAATGGAaccatttatattattattatgtaggTAACAAATTTGAAGCTTGGTCAGGTTTCCAATACTATATGGGATGGGACCAGTTATTTGGTTGGAAGATATTTGAAAATCAATCATGTTCACTAGATTCCCAATCGCATATGGAATAGAGCCAATGAGGTTATTTCTCCCCAAGTATAAAAACTTGAGTTTGGTCAAGTTTCCAAGCACCGGAGGAATGGAACCAACTAAGAAATTTTTGGAGATGGCTAAGGAATTCAGGTTCAAAAGCTTTCCAAAAGAAGGAGGTATAGAGCCACTTATCTGATTTTCGTGGAGCCACATGGTGCGGAGCCTTGTCAAATTACCAAGCTTCGATGGGACAATGCCTGTAAGATTGTTGGTAGAGAGATCAAGGATGGTGATCATGGAGAGAGCTGAAATGGCTGCAGGGATGGATCCATGTACATGATTGTCACTGAGGTTGAGAACTCTGAGTGATGGCAGAGCTGAGAAGTTGAGAATCTCAAGCTTCCCTTCTAGTCCCAACTGTTTCAACTGGATCCTGGTGATGGTTGCTCTGCGATGGCCATTATATCTGCAAGTGATTCCAGTCCAGTTGCATGGACTGGTCTTTGAAGTCCAAGTGTGAAGAAGGTCATGTGTTTCAAGGGTGGCCTTCCATTGAAGAAGAGCCCTCCCTTGAGATTCAATATTTGAAGCTGTTGCCATGTTGAAAACAGGGAAACAAAGATTGGAGAAGAGTAGTACTAACAGTGAaagcaccatcatcatcaatgttGAGAAGGTGGTAAACTTTGAGGGAAGCAATGATTTCATGTTGAAACTATATATTACTGGCAGAAAGCCTCTAGATTGCATGTACTTGTG is a window of Dioscorea cayenensis subsp. rotundata cultivar TDr96_F1 unplaced genomic scaffold, TDr96_F1_v2_PseudoChromosome.rev07_lg8_w22 25.fasta BLBR01000478.1, whole genome shotgun sequence DNA encoding:
- the LOC120254494 gene encoding MDIS1-interacting receptor like kinase 2-like, whose translation is MGLTSFDISYNSLEGPIPENHFFQVAPIKWFTHNKGLCSQVHGLPQCNQSSSASKGDREKYRKVIILIVLPIFGILFLLLLVVAITLLCNKRKKFIANDSGEEVGGFSILNVNHGKGTYKAIIQATENFDNKYQIGAGACSMVYKATLSSGETLAIKKIQKEEGRVNEQAFQNEIQALIEIRHRNIVKFYGFCSTDKFSFLAYKYMERGSLGATLRSEQEALELDWIKRVTIVRDISQALSYLHHDCAPPIIHRDITSNNILLDEEYKACVSDFGISRSLKPNSSHWSFLAGTYGYMAPELAYAMRVTQKCDVYSFGIVALEVIHGTHPGDLLNNLTLSMLVKDILDPRLPLHIENQVITSQVLSVISIAMQCINTDSQARPTMQQVSQRLSSPKSLPASNIYPIEALSLDHLIKIAQTHIDDQAFE
- the LOC120254495 gene encoding probable leucine-rich repeat receptor-like protein kinase At1g35710; its protein translation is MVTASKVESQGRALLQWRPPLKQKTSFTLGRQRILDLNGNHIHGSIPAAISALSKLTTLDLSVNNLRGIIPSELGNLTRISGSIPTSFGKLLNLNLLTISKNFLVGSIPPGFGNLTKIKGLYLWSNRLSGSIPNEIGNLVSLNAFDISDNQITGLIPPSLGSLKKSYRFSDMNWVEPSFPTW
- the LOC120254496 gene encoding probable leucine-rich repeat receptor-like protein kinase At1g35710 encodes the protein MATASNIESQGRALLQWKATLETHDLLHTWTSKTSPCNWTGITCRYNGHRRATITRIQLKQLGLEGKLEILNFSALPSLRVLNLSDNHVHGSIPAAISALSMITILDLSTNNLTGIVPSKLGNLTRLRTMWLHENQISGSIPPSFGKLLNLNSLAISKNFLVGSIPPVLGNLTKLKFLYLGRNNLIGSIPYAIGNLVNMIDFQISSNQITGPIPYSIGNLTKLQICYLHNNNINGSIPYKIGNLVNLRDFEITNNQITGPIPYSIGNLTKLQKFYLHNNTINGSIPNEIGNLVNLRNFEIPYNQITGLIPQSIGNLTKLQTFYIESNNINGLIPCEIGNLVNLTDFDISFNQITGSIPHSIGNMTKLRTCYLYINNIKGTIPPSLGSLKGLTELTLANNHLFGLLPIEMANLTNLIILDLFNNSFLGTIQPDFAKGGLLQYIGLGHNYFQGSIPMSLKNSTNLVRVRLDKNQFTGDVSQSFGVHPYLVYVDLSFNRLSGTLSPSWGACLNLTSFKISSNRISGQIPREIIQLPMLQMLDISSNNFVGKIPRELGKSSYMFHLNISNNHLTGAIPPEFGDLSFIRKF